The Vigna radiata var. radiata cultivar VC1973A unplaced genomic scaffold, Vradiata_ver6 scaffold_137, whole genome shotgun sequence nucleotide sequence ATTGAATCGATTGATGAAGCAAACAAAAGAATAACCTACAAGTTGTTCGGTGAAGATTTCGATGACAAGTTTAAGGTTTTAAAGGCAATATTCGAAGGAACAACTAAAGATGAAGGTGGTGACATCATCAAGTGGACCATTGAATATGAAACTACAAGTGATGAAGTTGATCCTCCTTTTGCCTTCCTTGAATTCGTGCACAAAGGAAGCATAGATGTTGATGCCAATCTTCTCAAGGCATAGCTACAACAGTTATGaactaaacaataataaaatatcaaataatggAGTTGGACTAAGATGAAGTGATTATAAACCATAAATTCGTGAGACAGTCCTTTCTTTCTGTGGAATTAAACATCACGATGATGCATGTTCGTAATATATATTCCTGCCGTCCTTTACGTTGTTtcttaattgtttaaattaagtttGATTTGCCAAATATCTTTCTCCTGATGTAATGCATTACCCAGAAGTTTaggaatttaatatatatatatatatatatatatatatatatatatatatatatatatataatagtttatcAACCCTTGCTATCCACGATAtgtcttttatataaaagtaacaaCTAatcttgttttatatatatatttaataagtgGAGAAATTggacaaaataattttaaaataaaaaatttattgccTTAAAAAGTTTGGTTAGTGTTAGAAGttgagtttaagcctaactcaacttcCAACACACGCTttacgccgaggtatatacatctcgagtatgggattagactttttaatagGTAGTCTGATAGCGGCTTGATAGCGGGTGAAACAACATAAAATCATTAAGATagactttgataccatgttagaagtgtagtttaagcctaactcaatcccacaaaatcgACTTATAGAgtaaggtttgcacccacttacaTACACTTAAATGGTtatatctctagtcgatgtgcgACTTTTAACAATTAGGTCACTTTTCGAAGTGGTTAGTCCACTTTATAAACTACATAGTTCCATTTCTTGTATctgaaaacaaataataaaattatgatgaatattatttttaaaatcaattaaggAAACTTTAATAAGAACCTCCATCATTAATCAACAATtgtgtttaaaatgaaaattttccaaTAATGGTTGTTATTGGAGACTGAACACTCTCTTAATTCTCATACTGTAACATACTCActatattgaaaaaattgagCTGCCAAAATGTGCTTACAAACAGAGTTTATATAATGCGACATGGGCTACTCGGATCGGTTCGCAAATCTGTAATAAAAAGTACATGATAGACTGTTATTTTGAATTCGGTAAAAACTTAATCCTCCGATACCCAACGATGTTCTTGCAATTCTTTCTTTCATGACTTTGTCTCAATCAGTTGTCCAAACTCATAACTAAGAGTGCTCACCGTCTTCATCAACGTCGACCACCGACACATAATCTTCACCGCCGATACCATCATCTTCATCAGCGTCGACCACCGACACCATCTTTAACAGCGGGAAGGTCATTGATTTCACCCTCCCTTTCAATGTCTTTAATTTGTTGATTAAAAGGGTGATTATTACCTTCTTTAATTGGTGGCTATTATCATTAAAAGGGTGGTGTTTTTGTGTTGATTTAAAGAGGGGATAACAGGTACTGTATGAACATGCTAGAGTATTTTGCATTgtacttaataataaattaggtaggatttaataatatttaatttgattttaataaagataaaataaatattaataaatttgatttctcatttatttaagtacaataatattttattttgttcatataAGAAAGAGGTAGATTatgcaattatttttattttgaattaaatatgttttgtttttagtttttattatttatacttggTTTAAGGTTCTATctgtatttaattaaagtttgttAAGGTTCAATAAAACTTATTACAGTGATCTAAAAAGTCTAATTATTTGTGTGTGTCAGAGTTTTAATTTTCTACAAAGTGGTATTAGAGTTTTATATTCTCAATATCaatagagaaaaaaacaaatagaagaGAGTCAAACACCATGAGAGAAACAATGAGTGTTTGAATGTTTTGTGAGAGAGATTAAAAAGGTTGTCAACGGAATGAATGTGCTACAGCTAACGAAAAagacaaattatgaaaattagtgCCTATAGATGAAGACATTGATGAGATCCTATGACATTTGGGATATGATGGAAGATGGGTACAATGAACTTGATAAAGCCGAGCATCAAATGACGACACAAATGACTGCGTTGAGGAAATCACGTGCAAGAAATGAGTAAACATTGTATTCTCTCTATAATATAGTAGATGAGtcgagattaaaaaaaatagcgAATGACACATCAATAAAGGAAGTATGAGAGAAATTAGACGTTGTAATGAGTATCAAGAGGTTTGGACATAAACTTCTTGAGTTGTTATACAAAATACGTAATCTATACATTCGAGTGATAGTGAGATATAAGAGTTCACCAATTAACCACATGTAACCAAcaacattgaatttttttttttgtcagcaATGTTAGGTGCTAGTGTTTGTTAGTGGAAAGAGTTGAACCTACAATTTCTCCTATTATGCCTTCTAAACCTATTAAACCAACCTTATATATCCTGAGTGTTGTGTTAGTGGGGAGTTGAACCCACAACCTTACTGAGAAAGGGTTATCTATAAGTAGCTTAAAGTTTCACCGAAGGATTCGAGAGGGTATGAGTGGGTTTAGAACTAAGAAAACTACTATCATCAAGGAGCTCAAGAATATATTTGCATTTATTCATATGAATTCTAGATTAAGATCTTGCATTTTCGAGCcccaaaaaatataataaataaccaaggtctttgtttttgaattttgtatcCAAAACATTCTTAATAGAATTAATCTCTTCCTAATTATTAATAACTAAgacaatgtcatccacataaactAAAAAATCAGTAAAATAAGTGGATGGAGACTTCACAAACAAGGCTTGATCAACAAAAGATTGTTGTAATTAAGAGATAAAAGGGTGACAAATAGGACTGCCGCTAATCGTTTGGGCTATAATAAGGTGTGTGCAACTAACAGAACCAAGAGGAAGTTGTTAACAACAAGCCTTTTCTAGGTAAACACTTTGTAATATTACTATTGCTATGTTAAAATTTGAGTAGTACATCCATTATTAGTCCTGGCCCTTCAACCACgtgcaataaatacaattactAAAAAACTACCATTAATACATAACCACTCAACTActaccaaaataaaattaatactcTCATTTAAGTTTACGTATAGAAGTGTAAATCTCATCATGAAGCTCTCAATTAAGGAAAGAATTATTCCGATCAAGTTGCTTTAGAAAACATCCTTTAGAAACCAAATTACATTAAAGTTTTAATCAAAACTAAATTCtaatttcaagttaaaatttaaaaactaaaaatatatttaacatgatTGGAACACTTCAACATATACTGTAATATTACACTCCAAAGGCATTATGAACATGCATCTTCATGTTTATTCCACACAAACAAAGTAACAGCACACGAATTTATTGTACATACAGTCACTTCATCCTTTCAGCCAACTccattatttgatatttcatatttgttgttttttttcataacttttagAGCTATTCTTTGATAAGATTGGCATCAACATCTCTGCTTCCTTTGTACACGAATTGGAGGAAACCAAAAGGAGGATCAAATTCCTCACTTTTAGTTTCATATTCAATGATCCATTTGATGACGCCACCACCTTCATCTTTATCAATTGCTTGAAATATTAGCTTAAAAACCTTAAATTTGTGCTCAAAATCTTCCCCGAAGATCTTGTAGGTTATTGTTTTGTTGTCTTCATCAGCGGATTCAATACTCTCGTGATATTTTGTAGCCTTACCATCTGCTTTTACAAGTAATTAATAccaataacataaataaacgTAAGAGTTATAGAACAAAATGAaatccttttataattttttagaattagttttatatatcttaggaattaaaactaagaagaatttaaatgtattttgttttcttaaccCTTTGAGATATCTCttaaacacaataaatttaaatgtattttgttttcttaatccTTTGAAATATCTCTTAAACACAAAATTGTGATAGTGTTGtaagtttcaaaatatttcatatataatgattaatcttaataatattattaaagtcaacttaaggtcaaaacaaaaatcattaagAAATTAAACTCATTCATATTGTGTTTGGGGTAAGTCTTGTTAATGGTTCATATATATCAAATATGACTGAAACTATGACTGAAACTAGGGCTGGgcaaaattaattgtattgtactGAACTACAGTTAACTGCACTgtattattcttaaaataaactgatctatttttactaaaaaccaaataagttatttttggttcagtttaaataaactaaacctattttattttcagagcAGTTAATTGGGGTgaactgtgtttttatttttttaactggGTGAACtgtgtttttactttttaattggGGTGAactgtgtttttaattttttaaatttgctCTGTCCTCATTTCCCCTTTCTCTCAACGAAAACCCTACACAATTCAATACCTCTATCTCTTCCAACGAAAACCATACACAGTTCAACACCTTCTGCTTGCAAACTAACCAGTGACCAGGAAGTGCCCTGCGCAGTGTATCGACGTGGCGTTGAGCGTAGCAGCGGTGGTGTTGCTTGGTGCTTGTAATCCCAAGACTGGGGCTAGGATCATTGCTTTGGTTGGTGGTCCCTGCACAGAAGGACCTGATTNGGTAAATGAATTTATGTTCTTCGCTATACTATTTTCAAATGGAGTCATTGGTGATAATAGATTTTATTACAAATGGGGTCGAAGGAATTTANGTTTTTGCNGGGNACTATGAAGTCtgctcattttcatcttcttctgttTGATGNacattattgttttgaaatttNAATCTATAGGTTGGAGTAGCAAAAATCAAAGTTGCAGTTGAAAAAATTGGTAGCCTTATTGTCCTATCTGAAATTTTTGGTCATTTGGTCTTCAAGGACTCTTTTAAGCGTGTTTTTAAGGATGGGGAGCAATCTCTTGGTCTTTGTTTCAAGTGGGTCTTCATTTCAATCTTTTGTTCAATACTTCAATTGTAAATTCAATTCATCCCGAAgaagttatttattttggtttgtttaTATTCTCATCCacattaattttgtataaactTATTGCTCCCCTGTCTCACCATTTTAGTATGAATCATAGTTGATGCCGAGAATTTTTTCTCTAGTTTATATAAACTTTCTANTTTTTTCTATAATCACTTTCAAGTTTCTGTttattcacttttctttcttgaaatagATTGAAGAAGTTAAAGCCATTAGAACTTATATGTATCTACTTATCCATCCATTAGAATTTAGTACAAAATCTTTTTAATGATATCTAACAACTCTCTTAATTTCCAGGTgacttttgatgatgataaatcAAAAGTAGTGGATTTCAATATTATCCACCATCTAATCNTGATTTTCAAGCTATTGAAGAAGAAAAGCCTCCANTGTTATTGAAGAGCCACGGTAATTATGGGTCCTGAATAAGTAATTATCACTTTCTATTTGatattcttatttgtttgtttgattaattaGAAGCTGAAAAGGTGGTCTTCCCTTTGCATTCAACCTTTTTATGTAGCTTAATTTCTAGTGATCTActtgataatttataatttataatgtcTTTNTGTTGAGCAGAGTTTAAGGCCTTATTTNcattcataattttattcttctagCTGATGTTTCTAGTTATCTCTCATGTGATTTACTTTCGTTTCACCTTAGATACTTGATCAAATTCTTAGTTAaggttttaatttcattttataggTTTCAATAATTGGAAGCTGGGTTAGTTTAGATAGATGAATTTCATTTTAAGTGCTCATTTCTTGTTTGCTGTCAAAAGTTCTTGTGTATCACTCCAAGTGTTTTTGATGCATAATCTTGGTTTACAACATGAATTCGTGATTCCATTGCATTTGATCTGATTGCATTTCTTGAAATATAATCTGTTAATGTGTTAATGTAGTTGATGCACTAATATTTCTAGAATGGATCATTTACCTCTTTGTATGGATTCATCCTCAACTGAGAATAGTAAAGGTCGATCAGATGTGTGGGGACATTTTACTAAAGAAGAACCTTATTCTGAGAAGAAGGCTAAATGCAATTATTGTGgtaatttgattaaatatttggGTGGAACAAGCGGGATGAGGAATCATNTGATGAGATGCAAAGAAAATCCTAATAGAGAAGCATTNAAAAGGNAAAAGCTTTTATCATCAAGTACAGAAGTTAGTGTTAGCCCCTCACCAACTATTTCTAAATTTGACCAAAATGCATCTCGAATGAAATTGGTGAAGATGTTTGTGAAGTCCNAGCTTCCTTTTCGATTTGTGGAAAACGAGGACTTCCGTGACTTTTTATGGTCCTTGCAACCTCGATTTGAAGTCCCATCCCGTACTATATTGAGGCGTGAAATATGGGAACTCTATCAAGAGGAAAAAGCAAAGTTGAAAATGTTTCTGTCAAAGCAATGTGTGAGGGTTTGTTTAACTACAGACACATGGACTTCAATCCAAAACCTAAATTACACGAGTTTAACAGCTCACTTTATTGATAATGATTGGaaacttcaaaagaaaattttgaatttttctcaaACAACGGGACATTCAGGAGAGCTCATTGGTAAACATGTTGAGGCTTGTTTGAATAATTGGGAGTTGAAGCGAGTCCTTAGTATTACCGTGGATAATGCTATAACAAATGATGTTGGGGTCCAATACCTCAAAAGAAGAATGTTATCTTGGAATTGTCTTGTCTTAAAGGGCGATTATGTTCATATGCGTTGTTGTGCTCATATATTGAGTTTGATTGTGAAGGATGGCCTAAAAGAGATCAaagattcaatttcaaaaatccGGAGTGTAGTTAAATATGTGAAATCTTCTCCCGCTAAATTTGCTAGATTCAAGGCATGTGTTGAACAAGAGGAAATTTCTTATAAAGGTATTGTTTGCCTTGATGTTGAAACCAGGTGGAATTCAACTTACCTAATGTTAGAGGCAAGTTTGAAGTACAAAGATGCCTTTGTCTTGCTAGATATGCAAGATAAGAAATTTGGTATTGAAATGGCCAAAAGTAATGGTGGTGTGCCATTAGAAGAGGATTGGGAATATGCGAGGTCTATTCTACCATTTTTAAAGATCTTTTATGACTCTACCCTACACATTTCTGGTTCTTCTTATGTCACCAGTCATATGTATATGAAAGAGGTGTTTGCAATTGGTAAAAGGATTCGACAATATTCTAAAAGTGACGATGTAAGCATAAAACTGATGGCAATGAGGATGAAGGGGCAAGTATGAAAAGTATTGGGGAAATTCTAATGGaattaatatcttattattgATTGCTGTTGTGCTTGACCCTAGGAATAATTTGGATTTTGTTAATTACTTCATTGACTACCTATTTGAATCTAGCATGGCCAGTGAATTGAAAGCAAAATTATTGTCATCCTTAAAAACACTTTATGAACAATATCAAGGTATTGAGGAGGGTTCTCAAAGTAGCCAACAAGAATCTCAactagatgatgatgatgatcctCATTGCATGAATTTCTACCTAAGAGCTACGGGACGTAGATTTGATTATACATCAGAGCTTGATAAATATTTGAGAGAGGATCCTGAACCTTATATACAATCAGTTGAGTTTGATATTTTACATTAGTGGAAAGTCAACTCGACTAGATTTCCCATCCTTGCGAATATGGCTCGAGAGGTGTTAGCCATTCCTATCTCTACCGTAGCATCAGAGTGTGCATTCAGTACAGGAGGAAGAGTGGTTAGTCCTTATCGTAGTTGTCTAACGTCTAAAATAGTGGAAGTACTTGTTTGCACACAAGATTGGCTAAAAGGAACACCTTTCTCTATACTTTTTGATGAGGATCCTAAAGAACTTGATAAATTTGAGCAAGGTGCGATTATatgacaaatttatatatttttttatttatattttaagagttaaaaaattatgaaatattttattttatttttgtagagaTAACCTCTCAAGATGAAGTGGGACCTTCAAGTGCTGCTATTAATTTGGATGATtgaaaatcaagaaagaaaCACTGATGTAAGTCCATCTTCAATAGATATTTACTATTAGTGTCAGTATGCTACATTTTCATGGCCATATTGTTATAAGATATTGTGATAATTTTTCAGGAATATTATgatttagttttagtttctcttttttgtaaaattatctatctaaacttattgatttaaatatcaGGTGTTAACCAGGTACTGATAAGTCTGATAATTGATGTTGCTTTGGTTATCTAGTTATATGCAAATTAAACTGTTATGTATGTGCTAGTTGGGTGATGATAAAAAAGAGATGATGTGAAGAGTATAATGTGATATAAATGGTTAGATTTTGGGTCTGTAATGAACTAGATGACATGAACTATTAAATGCATGTGGATAATAGTTGTGTTGTGGTTAATAACTTATAACCTTTGTTTAGATCAACATGTGTAGGTTGTTATGGTTGTGGATTTTAATGCTTCTAGTTCTGATTCTTAATGTTCATTCTGAACTCAATAATGTGACAGTTGTTGTTGCTGATTTTTCAATTGCTGATTTTGCAATTGTTGATGCTGATATTCATACACCTCTTATTCAACACATtcagaaaccttaattagatgaGGTGTTGCTCCTGCAACAGAATTGGAGAGAAAGTCATTGTTATATAGATTAGTTTAGTTTCCTACCTTTTAGTTTAGCCCAACCTAGATTTATACAGTTTATTTTTGCTGGTTTTTATATGTTTCATACTTAGTACTACTTTATAGATGTTAGGATTCAAGTTTCATTTCAGTTTTGATgctgttctttttttttctgatttttctgtttttagcaGAAAAATGTTTAGTTCAATGTTTTAGTTCAAATGTGAGGAGAGTGATCTGCTGTTTTTAGCATACTGTTTTAGTTTGTTGCTTTTACTATTTTAGTTTaccttttttctgttttcagtGTAGTTGCTGCCAGGGTTTAGTATTACTGTTGATGTTTTCTGTACCAGTTTACTAAATTGTACTAGTataactgaactaaaaactagttcagttcaatttctttgaactgtttttttagttcagttcagttcactTGAACTATTTTATAGTTAACTGCAATTATTTATAGTACAGTGTACTGAACTGCATTTTGCCCACCCCTAACTGAAACAAagagaattattattataaaactgAAATAcaagatttattattataaaacatatttaaactgAAATAATCTTCCATTTTAGTTTGCTAATTAAGATAGAAGTTTAGTTACCTATGGTACTTGTCCATTGTTTGATGGACTCATTGTGATGCCAATCTTCACCATGATGTAGCTTTGTTTCATGGAGTGCATCAATAAGGTTTTGAACATGGTGGAGTTGCGTTGCCAATAGGTTGAACCCTTTGCGGCAGTTGCATGAACCCCAATTTCAATGCTGAGTTTACCAACAAATGACATGACGAAGAAAGAAGCAAGTAATACATGAACAAACTAATGAAAATGGTGGAAGATGGAAAAGAATGTTGCCACCATAATCCAACTTATGTACACATAGCTTACCTACTTATACTCTCACAACCAACTAATTTCCACTAGtgaaaaaatgactttttataacgtacaaGAATTACTTCTTATAACATAGTTACTGTCTGCATAttgcaaaaatttacgttatattataacgtagtttctgaAGTCTGTTATAATAAGGTGGAAGGTATTATGACGTATAAattttttgtacgttataatagagAGAGTAGAAGGTATTATGACATAGAAGTTTTTAAACGTTATAATAAGATGGAAGGTATTACAATGTAGAAGTTTTTGtactttctaaaaaatattattacatttaacatggaatgaaattataataattattagggTTTACGAATAAATTTTCCTCTAAAATCGACATGATCTATATTCATTGATGATGTAGGGCATAAATAACCATTACACACATCACAattatatatactaattaatGTCAACATgcatttcacaaaaaaaaaacaagaactcattttaatttaaaagtcaaagaaaaaaatgacttaGGTAACAAAAGATATTTCTAAAagttttataagttaaatatt carries:
- the LOC106753535 gene encoding MLP-like protein 43, which produces MPLSGKISTEIRVHATAEKWFNLFATQLHHVQNLTDRVHGTKLHHGEDWHHNESIKHWTCTIDGKVTTYHESIESIDEANKRITYKLFGEDFDDKFKVLKAIFEGTTKDEGGDIIKWTIEYETTSDEVDPPFAFLEFVHKGSIDVDANLLKA